In a genomic window of Halobiforma lacisalsi AJ5:
- a CDS encoding carboxylate--amine ligase, giving the protein MTRQFTSLAELRETLANHSFDRPPAIVANAHITGVSVARALAARDVPVIALDRVGDGVAPPSEAIVAAGEVTFPLDDPEGFREDVESVAEVLDHEPVAFPCMDEWVHAFAETEPEGVRLPFAERDVIADVLDKESLYATAEELDVPFPETYRLSDVDPDQAADRLGFPLVVKPARKREFEELLGTNVVEVADREEFHDVVAEADDAGVRVMAQEKVPVETGEDRSFASYVSPDGDVTSVVGNARVRYPQGYGTSCVVDAVDDPELEARARSVLEESGYYGISEAEFVYDRDREDYVLLDVNTRPWKWISMPVEAGANLPYAAYTDAVDADLEYEAGESADARWLYLPDYLSLLAESPSFPDVLSNDEWTALLSGEFESDRGLTTGVYRPSDPGPALQVLETKFGGPDYYCSC; this is encoded by the coding sequence ATGACCCGCCAGTTCACGTCGCTCGCGGAGCTCCGCGAGACGCTCGCGAACCACTCGTTCGACCGGCCGCCGGCGATCGTCGCCAACGCCCACATCACGGGGGTAAGCGTTGCGCGGGCGCTCGCCGCCCGCGACGTTCCCGTCATCGCGCTCGACCGCGTCGGGGACGGCGTCGCGCCGCCCTCCGAGGCCATCGTCGCGGCCGGGGAGGTAACCTTCCCGCTGGACGATCCCGAGGGCTTCCGAGAGGACGTCGAGTCGGTCGCCGAGGTACTGGATCACGAGCCCGTCGCCTTCCCCTGCATGGACGAGTGGGTCCACGCGTTCGCGGAGACGGAACCCGAAGGCGTCCGGCTTCCCTTCGCCGAACGGGACGTGATCGCCGACGTGCTCGACAAGGAGTCGCTGTACGCGACCGCCGAGGAACTCGACGTTCCCTTCCCCGAGACGTACCGCCTCTCCGACGTCGACCCCGACCAGGCGGCGGACCGGCTCGGCTTCCCGCTGGTCGTCAAGCCCGCGCGCAAGCGGGAGTTCGAGGAACTGCTCGGGACGAACGTCGTCGAAGTCGCGGACCGCGAGGAGTTCCACGACGTCGTCGCGGAGGCGGACGATGCCGGCGTCCGCGTCATGGCACAGGAGAAGGTCCCCGTCGAGACGGGCGAGGACCGATCCTTCGCCTCCTACGTCTCGCCGGACGGCGACGTCACCAGCGTCGTCGGCAACGCCCGGGTCCGCTACCCGCAGGGGTACGGCACCTCCTGCGTCGTCGACGCGGTCGACGACCCCGAACTCGAGGCTCGTGCCCGCTCGGTGCTCGAGGAGAGCGGCTACTACGGGATCAGCGAGGCCGAGTTCGTCTACGACCGCGACCGCGAGGACTACGTCCTGCTCGACGTGAACACCCGTCCCTGGAAGTGGATCTCGATGCCCGTCGAGGCGGGCGCGAACCTGCCGTACGCCGCCTACACGGACGCCGTCGACGCGGATCTCGAGTACGAGGCGGGCGAATCCGCCGACGCCCGCTGGCTCTACCTCCCCGACTACCTCTCACTGCTCGCGGAGTCGCCGTCGTTCCCTGACGTGCTCTCGAACGACGAATGGACCGCCTTGCTATCGGGCGAGTTCGAGTCGGACCGCGGGCTAACGACGGGCGTCTACCGGCCGTCCGATCCGGGGCCTGCGCTGCAGGTACTCGAGACGAAGTTCGGCGGGCCGGACTACTACTGTTCCTGCTGA
- the priS gene encoding DNA primase small subunit PriS → MEERTRAYLRGRFRDHYRRTEITPPPAANEREWGYIPWTEGPDTTMVRHRSLLELGNLSEFLVRKRPRHVYFSAGRFRDPGAGSMNEKDWQSADLVFDLDADHLPTVTLGEDSYAEMLSKCKDALFRLLDFLEDDFAFEDTEIVFSGGRGYHVHVRDENVLDLEREHRREIVDYVRGIGLEFEELIETETVAGLGRKTPTERRTLRVEGGWGRRIHRHFMEFVDELLAMEESAALERLQEFDGIGEGKAKATLNAARNNREGLEAGNVTVHTAVAQLAERFAETAVERDNAPIDEPVTTDTNRLIRLPGSLHGGSGLETVRLERDELEDFDPLVDAVPDTFRGQEIAVDVTDGGEVELGGDSFTISDGDQSLPEYVAVFLMTRGRAEKEKE, encoded by the coding sequence ATGGAGGAGCGAACGAGGGCCTATCTTCGCGGGCGGTTCCGGGATCACTACCGACGAACGGAGATCACGCCACCGCCGGCGGCCAACGAACGCGAGTGGGGGTACATTCCCTGGACCGAAGGACCCGATACCACCATGGTTCGCCATCGTTCGCTCCTCGAGTTGGGGAACCTCTCCGAGTTTCTCGTCCGGAAGCGGCCACGCCACGTCTACTTCTCGGCCGGCCGCTTTCGCGACCCCGGCGCGGGGTCGATGAACGAGAAGGACTGGCAGTCCGCCGACCTCGTCTTCGACCTGGACGCCGACCACCTCCCGACCGTCACGCTGGGCGAGGACTCCTACGCCGAGATGCTCTCGAAGTGTAAGGACGCTCTCTTCCGGCTACTGGACTTCCTCGAGGACGACTTCGCCTTCGAGGACACCGAGATCGTCTTCTCCGGCGGCCGGGGGTACCACGTCCACGTCCGCGACGAGAACGTCCTGGACCTGGAACGGGAACACCGCCGCGAGATCGTCGACTACGTACGGGGCATCGGCCTCGAGTTCGAGGAACTGATCGAGACCGAGACCGTCGCCGGCCTCGGTCGGAAGACGCCGACCGAACGCCGGACCCTGCGGGTCGAAGGCGGCTGGGGACGGCGCATCCACCGCCACTTCATGGAGTTCGTCGACGAGTTGCTCGCGATGGAGGAATCGGCCGCCCTCGAGCGCCTCCAGGAGTTCGACGGCATCGGCGAGGGGAAAGCGAAGGCGACGCTGAACGCCGCCCGGAACAACCGCGAGGGGCTCGAGGCGGGCAACGTCACGGTCCATACCGCCGTCGCCCAGTTGGCCGAGCGGTTCGCCGAGACGGCCGTCGAACGGGACAACGCACCGATCGACGAACCCGTCACCACGGACACCAACCGCCTCATCCGGCTGCCCGGCAGCCTCCACGGCGGCAGCGGGCTCGAGACGGTCCGCCTCGAGCGCGACGAACTCGAGGACTTCGACCCGCTCGTCGACGCCGTCCCCGACACGTTCCGCGGACAGGAGATCGCGGTCGACGTCACCGACGGCGGCGAGGTCGAACTCGGAGGAGATAGCTTTACAATCTCGGACGGCGATCAGTCACTTCCGGAGTACGTTGCGGTCTTCCTGATGACCCGCGGCAGGGCAGAAAAGGAGAAAGAATGA
- a CDS encoding DNA replication complex subunit Gins51, protein MNLDELRSVQSKERQKDSLQNLRPSFYQEVGEYIADLEEERDRAAERAEDPFSSPEVSRLTDEIETAKDVVEAIYERRMGKLVKQASLAAAGMAADDEGLTAEEADLFDDLVDRIESNKSRVLDVLEGEAEADPQPEPEPSTGDRSDSSAGPTGVEPGTAPERDLDSDPPTEVPPDAAPEPGLESESERADGADDAPPVPPQEPPAESEPEAGTGTGTGADRPDEPSSGVTAADVMGGDGPPIDDGPDSTADPEPPETGGPRGATDPADSDGENGDATGDRDTATRSDDVDRVTVRITQDVGSILGVDDREYTLSTDDVVTLPEQNATPLVDRDAAEPLE, encoded by the coding sequence ATGAACTTGGACGAACTGCGCTCGGTCCAGAGCAAGGAGCGCCAGAAGGACAGCCTCCAGAACCTCCGCCCCTCGTTCTACCAGGAGGTCGGCGAGTACATCGCCGACCTCGAGGAGGAGCGAGACCGCGCGGCCGAGCGCGCCGAGGATCCGTTCTCCTCGCCCGAAGTGAGCCGCCTCACCGACGAGATCGAGACCGCCAAGGACGTCGTCGAGGCCATCTACGAGCGCCGAATGGGGAAACTCGTCAAGCAGGCCAGCCTCGCCGCGGCCGGCATGGCGGCCGACGACGAGGGCCTCACCGCGGAGGAGGCCGACCTCTTCGACGATCTGGTCGACCGTATCGAATCGAACAAATCGCGTGTGCTCGACGTGCTCGAGGGGGAAGCCGAAGCGGACCCACAGCCGGAGCCGGAGCCGTCGACCGGCGACCGATCGGACTCGAGCGCCGGTCCAACCGGCGTCGAACCGGGCACGGCCCCCGAACGGGATCTCGATTCCGATCCCCCGACCGAGGTCCCGCCCGACGCCGCGCCCGAACCCGGTCTCGAATCGGAGTCCGAGCGCGCGGACGGGGCGGACGACGCGCCGCCGGTCCCTCCACAGGAACCGCCGGCCGAATCCGAACCCGAGGCTGGAACCGGGACCGGGACCGGGGCAGACCGGCCGGACGAGCCCTCGAGTGGCGTCACGGCTGCGGACGTCATGGGCGGGGACGGGCCGCCGATCGACGACGGTCCCGATTCCACCGCCGACCCGGAGCCGCCGGAAACCGGCGGTCCGAGAGGAGCGACCGATCCCGCCGACTCCGACGGCGAGAACGGGGACGCGACGGGCGACCGCGATACCGCCACCCGCTCGGACGACGTCGACCGCGTCACCGTCAGGATCACCCAGGACGTCGGCTCGATCCTCGGCGTCGACGACCGCGAGTACACGCTCTCGACGGACGACGTCGTCACGCTCCCCGAGCAGAACGCGACGCCGCTGGTCGACCGCGACGCCGCCGAACCGCTCGAGTGA
- a CDS encoding DUF7836 family putative zinc-binding protein: protein MSTPWIDLECPSCREQWEDDPADLPAPGNEFTCEHCDDERPVSEFVKTPEGLEIHENFHA from the coding sequence ATGAGCACTCCCTGGATCGACCTCGAGTGTCCGTCCTGTCGCGAACAGTGGGAAGACGACCCGGCCGATCTGCCGGCGCCGGGCAACGAGTTCACGTGTGAACACTGCGACGACGAACGGCCCGTATCGGAGTTCGTCAAAACGCCGGAAGGGCTCGAGATCCACGAGAACTTCCACGCGTAG
- a CDS encoding LLM class flavin-dependent oxidoreductase, translating to MSDPLRFNLFTMNSVEHVSPGTWTIPGDQSHRYTDREYWTDVARTAERAGFDAIFFADVRGIYDVYDDDRDPAIRRAIQTPSNAPQALVPAMAEVTDDIGFAITRSTSYVHPYQLARELSTLDHVTDGRIAFNVVTSYLESAAENLGLGDRMDHDERYDRADEFMDVCYRLWEDSWEDDAVVRDADSGTYTDPEKVHAIDYEGDYFSIPGPHGCEPSPQRTPVIYQAGSSDRGREFAATNAEGVFVSQPTKAATRDYIEDMRERVASHGRDPDSLKFFPGIVVITGETDEVAREKHETYTEHISVEGTLSLLSGFIDMDLSELEPDQVVEHIETDAIRGTINAFTKNDPDREWTVAEVAQFAGLGTTSPVIVGGPETVADELESWRDEIGVDGFNLKEVTRPGSLADFVEYVVPVLRERGLIRESYEGETLRENLFGRRGLPEGHPGGDA from the coding sequence ATGAGCGACCCCTTACGCTTCAACCTCTTTACGATGAACTCCGTCGAGCACGTCTCGCCGGGGACTTGGACGATTCCGGGGGATCAGTCCCACCGGTACACCGACCGCGAGTACTGGACCGATGTCGCCCGAACCGCCGAACGGGCCGGCTTCGACGCGATCTTCTTCGCCGACGTGCGGGGGATCTACGACGTCTACGACGACGACCGCGACCCCGCGATCCGGCGGGCGATCCAGACGCCCTCGAACGCCCCGCAGGCGCTCGTCCCTGCGATGGCCGAGGTGACCGACGACATCGGGTTCGCGATCACGCGCTCGACGAGCTACGTCCACCCCTACCAGCTCGCCCGCGAACTCTCGACGCTCGACCACGTCACCGACGGCCGGATCGCGTTCAACGTCGTCACCTCCTACCTCGAGAGCGCGGCCGAGAACCTGGGGCTGGGCGACCGGATGGACCACGACGAGCGCTACGACCGCGCCGACGAGTTCATGGACGTCTGCTACCGCCTCTGGGAGGACTCCTGGGAGGACGATGCGGTCGTCCGCGACGCCGACTCTGGGACCTACACCGACCCCGAAAAGGTCCACGCGATCGACTACGAGGGCGACTACTTCTCGATCCCCGGCCCGCACGGCTGCGAGCCCTCGCCCCAGCGGACGCCGGTCATCTACCAGGCGGGTTCGTCGGACCGCGGCCGCGAGTTCGCGGCAACGAACGCCGAGGGCGTGTTCGTCTCCCAGCCGACGAAGGCGGCGACCCGCGACTACATCGAGGACATGCGCGAGCGCGTCGCGTCCCACGGCCGCGACCCCGACTCGCTGAAGTTCTTCCCGGGAATCGTCGTGATCACGGGCGAAACCGACGAGGTCGCCCGGGAGAAACACGAGACCTACACGGAACACATCAGCGTCGAGGGGACCCTCTCGCTGCTGTCGGGCTTCATCGACATGGACCTCTCGGAACTCGAGCCCGACCAGGTGGTCGAACACATCGAGACCGACGCGATCCGGGGGACGATCAACGCCTTCACGAAGAACGACCCCGACCGCGAGTGGACCGTCGCGGAGGTCGCGCAGTTCGCCGGGCTCGGCACGACCTCCCCGGTGATCGTCGGCGGCCCCGAGACGGTAGCCGACGAACTCGAGTCCTGGCGCGACGAGATCGGCGTCGACGGCTTCAACCTCAAGGAGGTCACCCGCCCCGGAAGTCTGGCGGACTTCGTGGAGTACGTCGTTCCGGTCCTGCGCGAGCGCGGGCTGATCCGCGAGTCGTACGAGGGCGAGACGCTCCGGGAGAACCTGTTCGGACGACGCGGACTCCCCGAGGGGCATCCTGGAGGGGATGCGTAG